Proteins encoded together in one Phyllostomus discolor isolate MPI-MPIP mPhyDis1 chromosome 6, mPhyDis1.pri.v3, whole genome shotgun sequence window:
- the JRKL gene encoding jerky protein homolog-like: MSGKRKRVVLTIKDKLDIIKKLEDGGSSKQLAVIYGIGETTVRDIRKNKEKIITYASSSDSTSLLAKRKSMKPSMYEELDRAMLEWFNQQRAKGNPVSGPICAKRAEFFFYALGMDGDFNPSAGWLTRFKQRHSIREINIRNERLNGDETAVEDFCNNFRDFIERENLQPEQIYNADETGLFWKCLPSRTSVIKGKCTVSGHKSIEERVTVMCCANATGLHKLKLCVVGKARKPRSFKSTDTSNLPVSYFSQKGAWMDLSIFRQWFDKIFVPEVREHLRSKGLQEKAVLLLDNSPTHPNENVLRSDDGQIFAKYLPPNVASLIQPSDQGVIATMKRNYRAGLLQNNLEEGNDLKSFWKKLTLLDALYEVAMAWNLVKPVTISRAWKKILPTIEEKESLDFDEEDISLATVATILQHTKGLENVTTENIEKWFEVDSTEPGYEVLTDSEIIRRAQGQTDESSENEEEEIELIPEKHINHAAALQWTENLLDYLEQQGDMILPDRLVIRKLRATIRNKQKMTNSSQ, encoded by the coding sequence ATGTCTGGGAAACGGAAGCGAGTGGTGTTGACTATAAAAGATAAGCTTGATATAATAAAGAAACTCGAAGATGGAGGTTCTTCTAAACAGCTGGCAGTGATTTATGGAATTGGTGAGACAACAGTTCgggatataagaaaaaataaggaaaagattaTAACTTATGCGAGCAGTTCTGATTCCACAAGTCTTCTGGCTAAGAGGAAATCTATGAAGCCATCCATGTATGAGGAACTGGACAGAGCAATGCTGGAATGGTTCAACCAGCAAAGGGCGAAAGGGAATCCTGTATCCGGACCCATTTGTGCAAAAAGGGCAGAGTTCTTCTTTTATGCTTTGGGAATGGATGGCGATTTTAACCCCTCTGCCGGTTGGTTAACTCGTTTTAAGCAGCGGCACAGCATTAGAGAAATTaacattagaaatgaaagatTAAATGGTGATGAGACAGCTGTGGAAGATTTTTGTAACAACTTTCGAGACTTCATTGAACGAGAGAATCTGCAGCCTGAACAAATTTACAATGCAGATGAAACTGGACTCTTTTGGAAATGCCTACCTTCTAGGACTTCAGTGATCAAAGGTAAATGTACTGTCTCTGGGCACAAGTCAATTGAAGAAAGAGTCACTGTCATGTGTTGTGCCAATGCAACAGGTTTACACAAACTTAAACTTTGTGTTGTGGGCAAAGCAAGGAAACCTCGCTCCTTCAAGTCAACTGACACCTCAAACTTGCCTGTCTCTTATTTCAGCCAGAAAGGTGCATGGATGGATCTTTCCATTTTCCGACAGTGGTTTGACAAGATCTTTGTGCCAGAAGTTCGAGAGCACTTAAGATCAAAAGGCCTGCAGGAAAAGGCTGTGCTCTTATTGGATAATTCACCAACACatccaaatgaaaatgtccttagGTCAGATGATGGccaaatatttgctaaatatttaCCCCCTAATGTGGCTTCATTGATTCAGCCCTCGGACCAGGGTGTCATAGCAACAATGAAGAGGAACTATCGTGCAGGTCTTCTCCAGAACAATTTGGAAGAAGGTAATGACTTGAAATCATTCTGGAAAAAGCTAACTCTGCTAGATGCACTTTATGAAGTAGCAATGGCATGGAATTTAGTGAAGCCTGTTACCATTAGCAGAGCATGGAAGAAGATTCTCCCTACcatagaggagaaagaaagctTGGACTTTGATGAAGAAGATATTTCACTGGCTACTGTGGCCACCATTTTACAACACACCAAAGGATTGGAAAATGTGACTACTGAGAACATTGAAAAATGGTTTGAAGTGGATAGCACTGAACCAGGGTATGAAGTATTAACTGACAGCGAAATCATCAGAAGAGCTCAGGGCCAGACAGACGAATCCAGTGAAAATGAGGAGGAGGAAATAGAACTGATTCCAGAGAAACATATCAATCATGCAGCTGCTCTCCAATGGACTGAAAATTTATTGGATTATCTAGAACAACAAGGTGATATGATTCTGCCTGATAGACTGGTGATACGTAAACTTCGAGCCACCAtcagaaataaacagaagatGACCAACTCGAGTCAATAA